One part of the Candidatus Cloacimonadota bacterium genome encodes these proteins:
- a CDS encoding N-acetyltransferase, giving the protein MKQYIAETAKIGQATKIGFNCVIMENVSIGNDCLIGNNVVIYEGSKIGDQVRIDDNTIIGKKPLSSPRSIFKVDPNLKPAEIGNMCQIGANVVIYVQAMIGNNNLIADLATIRENVTIGDLNI; this is encoded by the coding sequence ATGAAGCAATATATAGCGGAAACTGCCAAAATTGGTCAAGCTACGAAAATCGGTTTTAACTGTGTCATTATGGAAAATGTCTCGATCGGAAACGATTGTCTAATCGGAAATAATGTAGTAATTTATGAAGGATCGAAGATTGGAGATCAGGTCAGGATTGATGATAATACAATAATCGGGAAAAAACCTTTGAGTTCTCCCAGAAGTATTTTCAAAGTCGATCCCAACCTGAAACCAGCAGAAATTGGGAATATGTGCCAGATTGGAGCAAATGTCGTAATTTATGTGCAGGCAATGATCGGGAATAATAACCTGATCGCGGATCTGGCAACAATTCGGGAAAATGTTACGATTGGAGATTTAAATATCAT
- a CDS encoding NADP-specific glutamate dehydrogenase, whose product MTMKEFLAYIEAKNPCQPEFMQAVTEVVESIWDVYNSNPAFVEAKILERIIEPERVVMFRVPWVDDKGDVQVNRGFRVEFNSAIGPYKGGLRFHPSVNLSILKFLGFEQVFKNSLTTLPMGGGKGGSNFDPKGKSDNEVMKFCQSFMSELYRHIGPNTDVPAGDIGVGGREIGYMFGMYKKIRNEFVGILTGKGLNWGGSLIRPEATGYGCVYFAEEMLKTKGDSFKGKTVTVSGSGNVAQYTTEKVNELGGKVVTLSDSSGYIYDPDGIDAEKLAYVMELKNIKRGRIKEYAEKYGVKYFEGKRPWEVKCDVALPSATQNEIDVNDAKTLIANGCKVVAEGANMPSTPEAIEVYLENKILYGPGKAANAGGVATSGLEMSQNSLRLSWTREEVDERLHNIMKAIHSQCVEHGKDGDFVNYVNGANIAGFLKVANAMLDHGVV is encoded by the coding sequence ATGACAATGAAAGAATTTCTTGCTTATATCGAAGCGAAAAATCCATGTCAGCCTGAATTTATGCAGGCAGTAACAGAAGTCGTAGAATCTATCTGGGATGTATATAATTCTAATCCTGCCTTTGTGGAAGCAAAGATCCTGGAAAGAATTATCGAACCGGAAAGAGTGGTTATGTTCCGTGTTCCCTGGGTAGATGACAAAGGTGATGTTCAAGTTAATCGCGGTTTCAGAGTTGAGTTCAACAGTGCTATCGGACCTTACAAAGGTGGTCTTCGTTTCCATCCTTCCGTAAACCTGAGCATTCTAAAATTCCTCGGTTTTGAACAGGTTTTCAAAAACAGTCTGACAACACTTCCCATGGGTGGTGGAAAAGGCGGATCTAATTTTGATCCTAAAGGAAAATCTGATAATGAAGTAATGAAATTCTGCCAGTCTTTTATGAGCGAACTTTATCGTCATATCGGTCCTAACACAGATGTTCCTGCTGGTGATATCGGTGTTGGTGGTCGTGAAATCGGTTATATGTTCGGAATGTATAAGAAGATCCGTAATGAATTTGTCGGAATTCTGACCGGAAAAGGTTTGAACTGGGGTGGAAGCTTGATTCGACCTGAAGCAACAGGTTATGGCTGTGTGTATTTTGCCGAAGAAATGCTGAAAACAAAAGGTGATTCTTTCAAAGGTAAAACTGTAACAGTTTCAGGTTCGGGAAATGTTGCTCAATACACAACTGAAAAAGTTAATGAACTCGGTGGAAAAGTAGTAACCCTTTCTGATTCAAGTGGATATATTTATGATCCTGACGGTATCGACGCTGAAAAACTTGCTTATGTCATGGAACTCAAAAATATCAAACGCGGCAGGATCAAAGAATACGCTGAAAAATATGGAGTAAAATACTTTGAAGGTAAAAGACCATGGGAAGTTAAATGCGATGTTGCTCTGCCAAGTGCTACCCAAAATGAGATCGATGTGAATGATGCAAAAACTCTTATTGCAAACGGTTGTAAAGTTGTTGCAGAAGGTGCAAATATGCCTTCTACTCCGGAAGCGATCGAAGTTTATCTTGAAAATAAAATTCTCTACGGACCTGGAAAAGCTGCTAATGCCGGTGGTGTTGCTACTTCCGGATTGGAAATGTCTCAAAACAGTTTAAGACTCTCCTGGACAAGAGAAGAAGTCGATGAAAGATTGCATAACATAATGAAAGCAATTCATTCTCAATGCGTCGAACACGGCAAAGATGGTGATTTCGTTAATTATGTGAACGGAGCAAATATTGCCGGATTCCTGAAAGTCGCCAATGCAATGCTTGATCATGGTGTTGTTTAA